From Temnothorax longispinosus isolate EJ_2023e chromosome 3, Tlon_JGU_v1, whole genome shotgun sequence, one genomic window encodes:
- the LOC139809377 gene encoding protein ST7 homolog: MALLFTSMWDSTLLLNTLTPKFYVALTGTSSLISGLILIFEWWYFRKYGTSFIEQVSLNHISPWIGGGDNTNDGNGTSLGGSGGSSSHQNVPECKVWRNPINLFRGAEYQRFYWATNKEPLTYYDMNLSAQDHQTFFTCEGDTGKAEYEIMQTAWRERNPVVRIQAAHSALDRNPDCAPAYILLAEEEATTIVEAEKILKQALKVAENNYRKSQNTQHQGSIAEAIHRRDTNVLIYIKRRLAMCARKLGKLKEAVKMFRDLTKEVPPIMNVLNIHENLIETLLEMQAYADVQAVLAKYDDISLPKSATICYTAALLKARLVADKFSPDIASKRGLTTAEMSAVEAIHRAVEFNPHVPKYLLEMKPLILPPEHVLKRGDSEAIAYAFFHLAHWKQIEGALNLLHCTWEGTFRMLPYPLERGHLFYPYPTCTECADRELLPSFHDVSVYPKKELPFFILFTAGLCSFTALLALLTHQYPDTMGVVARSMLAWFSHPFYYLLDKLAILPSNLLQQLSRI; this comes from the exons ATGGCACTGCTATTCACCAGCATGTGGGACTCGACATTGCTCCTGAACACTCTAACCCCAAAATTCTACGTAGCCCTCACCGGTACGTCGTCCCTCATCTCCGGCCTGATTCTCATCTTCGAGTGGTGGTACTTCAGGAAGTACGGCACCTCGTTCATCGAGCAGGTCTCGCTCAACCACATCTCGCCGTGGATCGGCGGCGGCGACAACACCAACGACGGCAATGGTACGAGCCTCGGCGGCTCCGGGGGCTCCTCGAGCCACCAGAATGTGCCCGAGTGTAAGGTCTGGCGCAATCCGATCAATCTTTTCAGGGGCGCCGAGTATCAGAGATTTTACTGGGCCACCAACAAGGAGCCCCTCACGTACTACGACATGAACCTGTCCGCGCAGGATCATCAGACGTTCTTTACATGCGAAGGTGACACTG GTAAAGCAGAATATGAGATTATGCAAACAGCTTGGAGGGAGCGCAACCCAGTAGTGAGAATACAGGCTGCGCATAGCGCTCTCGATCGTAATCCCGATTGTGCGCCAGCTTATATCCTTCTCGCGGAGGAAGAGGCCACTACTATCGTCGAGGCGGAGAAGATCCTGAAGCAAGCTCTGAAAGTGGCCGAGAACAATTACAGGAAATCGCAGAATACCCAACACCAGGGCTCCATAGCCGAGGCGATACACAGAAGGGATACGAATGTGTTGATCTACATCAAGAGAAGACTAGCGATGTGCGCGAGGAAATTAGGGAAACTTAAAGAGGCGGTGAAGATGTTTCGCGATCTTACAAAGGAGGTGCCGCCGATCATGAACGTATTGAACATCCACGAAAACCTGATCGAGACCCTACTGGAGATGCAGGCGTACGCGGACGTGCAGGCCGTGCTGGCCAAGTACGACGACATCAGCCTGCCGAAATCGGCGACCATTTGCTACACGGCGGCGCTGTTGAAAGCACGGCTGGTGGCGGACAAGTTCTCGCCTGACATCGCCAGCAAACGCGGTCTGACTACCGCCGAGATGTCGGCGGTGGAGGCGATCCATCGGGCTGTGGAATTCAATCCTCATGTGCCCAAGTATCTTCTGGAAATGAAACCGCTCATTCTCCCACCCGAGCACGTGCTGAAACGTGGTGACTCCGAAGCAATTGCCTATGCGTTCTTCCACTTGGCACATTGGAAGCAGATAGAGGGTGCTCTGAATCTGCTCCACTGTACTTGGGAGGGCACATTTAGGATGTTACCCTATCCACTCGAGCGCGGACATCTGTTTTATCCATATCCGACGTGTACCGAATGCGCCGACCGGGAACTCTTGCCGTCGTTCCACGACGTCAGTGTCTACCCGAAGAAGGAGCTGCCCTTCTTCATCCTCTTCACCGCCGGTCTGTGCTCGTTCACCGCACTGTTAGCTCTGTTGACTCATCAGTACCCGGACACTATGGGCGTAGTCGCCCGTTCGATGCTCGCCTGGTTCTCCCATCCGTTTTACTATCTTCTTGACAAGCTGGCTATCTTGCCCTCTAACTTATTGCAGCAGCTCTCTAGAATATAA
- the Fwd gene encoding phosphatidylinositol 4-kinase beta produces MSEVVAVTPTGGPTRQESVTHIKRHKLASCNVPLVHGRPNPSISPRSRLTTHQRNHSLDFRSMGILLPPVPQAAATTLTHHHRNRSLDSALQRIPEVDVTPSPECENPAPSSVSKTTTVSSSSSSGSCGKGARTAREREDLASLGSDDSGILCGSDSGSSDATNTPATRESSVDHLHSRESLDSAVSQPGDVYSVDAVDGMENSAGVVSVSMSVPVSPVELSTRLSDSPASPVSPENETNGERSRCDDANDGDECCSQEPRPNMNVRECGSDIQHDYQHQECVDIYPNAMQVSSPPSVADTSQSELAGAAMTLCCGTTATQQQEVETVKKQSDVVRRQKQETKQPKPSEGCLLRLFESQIFDMSMAISYLFNSKEPGVQSYLGNKMFSFSDNDVDFYLPQLVVMYIQLHDVTEVLYPYLVHRCRQSADFSLKCAWLLDAYSSDAHLPSKKKSHGTKLKNLILSDELRPKGNEGRKQRVAGLQVSAPSPLPSTQNLTSPNKKTHQRSQSDATGLFQTLRRSHSGIINKVSLGDLSSGRAFDNGCTCFYSCQGVVNDLRGQKTDCFCNAPRLAPELEFIQALISIGKLLGTIPTKESKTVQLVAELNTLNLNLPARVWFPLHSTVPHHIVRVPPQCAAVLNSKDKAPYIIYVEVLEVEDLYTSPVPTKIMGSSLRHTKSEENLTGGEQSNNMSTSDSQQNSTIRQTPVKNISPYSVRNTDVAFNFPDDDPNDCWSQEDDEITQQYLQLRKPKDRDTISQLSQESSDSREPIFVPGDIKRRLSEMAATPSATFSHDPEDPSAAVLKEPWEQKQRRIRASSPYGHLASWRLLAVIVKCGDDLRQELLASQLLSMLQKIWQDEQVPLWVRPYKILCLSNDSGLIEPILNTVSLHQVKKQCQLTLFQYFEREFGPSTSETFRVAQRNFIQSCAAYCLVSYLIQVKDRHNGNILLHSDGHLIHIDFGFILSTSPRNLGFETSPFKLTPEFVEVMGGNQSKLFEEFKSLILQGLIAARKHMEKIVNLVEIMLSGSQLPCFRSGGAATVQGLKNRFHLTLTEDQLRRHVEDLVEGSIHSWSTKLYDRYQYFANGTL; encoded by the exons ATGAGCGAAGTGGTGGCAGTGACGCCGACTGGTGGACCTACGCGCCAGGAAAGCGTGACACACATCAAACGGCACAAACTGGCCAGCTGTAATGTTCCTCTCGTGCACGGTCGGCCGAATCCGTCGATCAGTCCACGCAGCAGACTGACCACGCATCAACGAAACCACAGTTTGGACTTCAG ATCAATGGGTATCCTACTACCGCCGGTGCCTCAGGCGGCCGCTACGACGCTGACGCACCATCATAGAAACCGGAGCTTGGACTCCGCCCTGCAGCGAATCCCAGAGGTGGACGTTACGCCAAGTCCGGAATGCGAGAATCCTGCACCTTCGTCGGTCTCTAAGACGACGACggtatcgtcgtcgtcgtcctcgggATCATGCGGAAAGGGCGCGCGCACCGCGCGGGAACGCGAGGACCTGGCCAGTCTCGGTTCCGACGACTCCGGGATTCTGTGTGGCTCCGACAGCGGCTCGAGCGACGCCACGAATACGCCCGCCACCCGCGAATCCAGCGTGGATCATCTGCATAGCCGCGAGAGCCTCGACTCGGCCGTGTCGCAGCCGGGCGACGTGTATTCGGTCGATGCGGTGGACGGTATGGAGAACAGTGCCGGTGTAGTGTCAGTGTCGATGTCGGTGCCGGTGTCACCTGTGGAACTGTCCACGCGTCTCAGTGACAGTCCAGCGTCTCCCGTGTCCCCTGAGAACGAGACCAACGGCGAGCGTTCTCGGTGCGACGACGCGAACGACGGTGATGAATGTTGCTCGCAAGAACCGCGACCAAATATGAACGTGCGAGAATGCGGCAGTGACATTCAACACGACTATCAGCATCAGGAATGCGTCGATATCTATCCAAACGCTATGCAAGTGTCATCACCGCCGTCCGTGGCCGATACGAGCCAGAGCGAGTTGGCAGGAGCGGCCATGACCCTTTGCTGCGGCACGACCGCGACGCAGCAACAAGAAGTCGAGACGGTGAAGAAGCAATCGGACGTTGTCCGTCGGCAAAAGCAAGAAACGAAGCAACCGAAACCTTCAGAAGGCTGTCTGCTGCGACTATTCGAGAGTCAAATATTTGACATGTCCATGGCTATATCCTATCTGTTCAATTCCAAAGAACCTGGCGTTCAGAGTTATCTAG GTAACAAGATGTTCAGTTTTTCGGATAATGATGTGGACTTTTACTTACCGCAGTTAGTTGTGATGTATATACAACTTCACGATGTAACAGAAGTTCTTTATCCATATCTTGTCCATAG ATGTAGACAGTCAGCAGATTTCTCATTAAAATGTGCCTGGCTGCTAGACGCGTACAGTTCTGATGCTCATTTGCCGTCAAAGAAGAAGTCTCATGGGAccaaattgaaaaatcttaTCCTGTCAGATGAACTCAG GCCAAAGGGAAATGAAGGTCGAAAGCAGCGTGTCGCTGGATTGCAAGTTTCTGCGCCATCACCATTGCCCTCGACGCAAAATCTTACGTCGCCGAATAAGAAAACCCACCAAAGATCTCAGTCCGACGCTACTGGATTGTTCCAGACTCTACGCCGTAGTCATTCCG gtataataaataaagtaagtCTTGGGGACCTGAGCTCTGGTCGAGCGTTTGACAACGGCTGTACCTGCTTCTATTCCTGCCAAGGTGTGGTGAACGATTTGCGAGGCCAAAAAACCGATTGTTTTTGCAAT GCACCTCGACTCGCGCCAGAACTCGAATTTATTCAAGCTCTAATATCAATTGGTAAATTGCTCGGGACTATCCCAACAAAGGAAAGTAAAACCGTTCAATTAGTGGCGGAGCTCAATACGCTTAATTTGAATCTCCCTGCGAGGGTGTGGTTTCCTCTGCACAGCACGGTACCGCATCATATCGTGCGAGTTCCACCACAATGCGCCGCCGTTCTTAACAGCAAGGATAAG GCaccttatataatatatgtggaGGTATTAGAGGTGGAAGATTTATATACGTCGCCCGTGCCGACGAAAATAATGGGCAGTTCGTTGAGGCACACGAAGTCTGAAGAGAATTTAACGGGCGGCGAGCAGTCCAATAATATGTCCACTTCAGATAGTCAACAGAATTCGACGATACGGCAAACTCCCGTAAAAAATATCTCGCCATATTCTGTTAGGAATACAGATGTGGCATTCAATTTCCCCGATGACGATCCTAACGATTGTTGGAGTCAAGAGGACGACGAGATCACGCAGCAG TATTTACAGCTTCGCAAGCCAAAAGATCGGGACACCATATCGCAACTGAGTCAAGAATCGTCCGATAGCAGGGAACCGATCTTTGTACCGGGCGATATTAAGAGAAGATTGAGCGAAATGGCAGCTACGCCGAGCGCGACTTTCAGTCACGATCCCGAGGATCCATCGGCGGCGGTCCTCAAGGAGCCATGGGAGCAGAAGCAACGACGCATAAGAGCTTCCAGCCCGTATGGGCACTTGGCATCTTGGAGATTACTTGCGGTAATTGTGAAATGCGGCGATGATCTCAGACAAGAACTTCTCGCCTCGCAGTTGCTCTCAATGTTGCAAAAGATTTGGCAAGACGAACAAGTGCCCCTTTGGGTACGGCCGTACAA AATACTGTGTCTATCCAACGACAGTGGTCTGATTGAGCCTATCCTGAACACTGTCTCGCTCCACCAAGTGAAGAAACAGTGCCAATTAACACTTTTCCAATACTTCGAACGAGAGTTCGGCCCTTCTACCTCAGAAACGTTCCGAGTGGCACAGAGGAATTTCATTCAGAGCTGTGCCGCGTATTGCCTGGTCAGCTATCTCATTCAAGTAAAAGATCGTCACAATGGCAATATCTTGTTGCACAGCGACGGTCATCTGATCCACATAGATTTCGGATTTATTCTGTCGACCTCGCCACGAAATCTTGGCTTCGAGACCAGCCCATTTAAACTGACGCCGGAATTTGTCGAGGTGATGGGTGGCAATCAGTCCAAGCTATTTGAGGAATTTAAGAGCCTCATTCTTCAAGGCTTAATTGCGGCACGGAAGCACATGGAGAAGATAGTTAACCTCGTTGAGATTATGTTGTCGG GCTCTCAGCTTCCGTGCTTCCGCAGTGGTGGGGCGGCGACTGTTCAAGGTCTCAAGAATAGGTTCCACCTGACGTTAACGGAGGATCAATTGCGTCGGCATGTTGAGGATTTAGTCGAAGGCAGCATTCACTCGTGGTCCACTAAACTCTATGATCGATATCAATATTTCGCAAACGGTACTCTTTAA
- the LOC139809850 gene encoding ATP-dependent RNA helicase DDX54, translating to MKDNDLIGFADPNAVSDNDEDDEIANIKKKISKKSGGFQSMALSFSVLKGILKRGYKVPTPIQRKTIPLALEGRDIVAMARTGSGKTACFLIPLFEKLKARQAKTGARALILSPTRELALQTLKFIKELGKFTGLKAAVILGGDSMDNQFSTIHGNPDIIVATPGRFLHICVEMDLQLKNVEYVVFDEADRLFEMGFGEQIHEIVNRLPESRQSLLFSATLPKILVDFAKAGLSDPILLRLDVESKLPEGLTLSFITCRPEEKLAVLLSLLKRIIKPESQTIIFAETMHHVEYIHQVLDKAGISNTFIYSNLDPSARKINAAKFQIGKVRVLIVTDVAARGIDIPHLDCVINFNFPAKSKLFVHRVGRCARAGRAGTAYNIVSSDEYPYLLDLHLFLGRPLTIVPTAGTTENMESAVGKLPQAMIEEELAELINWHNTSTDLTNMRKVCNNAYQQYIRSRPGASTESVKRIKELRISEAGILPQYSDISHTAADLISRMKNYRPQGTIFEIGTKTNSTDYQVMKVKRMFHKESIVNFRKKMEERKTDKINTVSELSQKVNLPSSNAEEINAAFSTVIVPKKRSSDDLYKISKKKKRLTKRDEEYYIPYSAPDKHTEDGLAVNTFATEADKAQLELTADNEEGRHLQTQLKKWDRKKKKMVTVERDPKAKKIRTESGVWIPATYKTNRYNVWKEKSKIDEDDSEDDSEEEPTQTKNLRTTANTHWARHNQKLKDKVKVKNELKRPEQILKARKLLERKRQKSGRKNKGQKNRRKH from the exons ATGAAGGACAATGATCTTATTGGATTTGCCGATCCAAATGCGGTCAGTGACAATGATGAGGATGACGAAATcgctaatattaaaaaaaagatttcgaaGAAATCTGGAGGGTTTCAGTCCATGGCTCTTAGTTTTTCGGTATTGAAAGGGATCCTCAAGCGCGGTTACAAAGTACCCACACCTATACAAAGAAAG aCTATACCACTGGCTCTCGAGGGAAGAGATATAGTAGCCATGGCTAGGACCGGTAGTGGAAAGACCGCTTGCTTTTTAATCCCTCTGTTCGAAAAGCTCAAGGCGAGGCAAGCAAAGACGGGCGCACGTGCCTTGATATTATCGCCTACGCGAGAGTTGGCATTGCAGACCTTGAAGTTCATAAAGGAGTTGGGGAAGTTTACGGGATTAAAGGCAGCGGTGATACTGGGTGGCGATAGTATGGACAATCAGTTTAGTACAATTCATGGAAATCCTGACATTATCGTAGCTACCCCAGGCAGATTTCTGCATATATGCGTGGAGATGGATCTGCAATTGAAAAATGTCGAATACGTTGTCTTTGACGAAGCTGACCG ATTATTTGAGATGGGTTTTGGCGAACAGATACACGAGATTGTGAACAGATTACCGGAGTCACGTCAatcgttattattttctgcCACTTTACCTAAGATCCTAGTAGACTTTGCAAAAGCTGGCCTTAGCGATCCAATTCTACTTCGTTTGGACGTTGAGAGTAAGCTGCCTGAAGGATTGACGTTATCTTTTATTACATGCCGTCCTGAAGAGAAATTGGCCGTACTTCTTAGTTTgctaaaaagaattattaagcCCGAGTCGCAAACAATTATATTTGCGGAAACTATGCATCACGTGGAATACATTCATCAG gtATTGGATAAAGCGGGTATATCTAACACCTTTATTTATTCCAATTTGGATCCTTCCGCGCGTAAAATAAACGCAGCCAAATTTCAAATTGGTAAAGTAAGGGTTCTTATAGTGACAGATGTTGCTGCTAGAGGAATAGATATACCTCATCTTGATTGTGtgatcaatttcaattttcccGCAAAATCTAAGCTCTTTGTACACAGAGTAG GACGATGTGCTCGAGCTGGACGTGCTGGAACAGCATATAATATTGTGAGCTCAGACGAGTACCCGTATCTCTTAGATCTGCATCTTTTCCTCGGTCGGCCTTTAACAATAGTGCCGACTGCAGGAACCACGGAAAATATGGAATCCGCCGTAGGAAAATTGCCACAGGCTATGATAGAGGAAGAATTAGccgaattaataaattggcACAATACCTCTACCGATCTG ACAAATATGCGAAAAGTATGCAACAACGCCTATCAACAATACATCAGATCGCGACCAGGCGCTTCGACGGAAAGTGtcaaaagaattaaagagctTCGCATAAGTGAAGCCGGAATTTTACCCCAGTACTCTGACATTTCTCATACAGCTGCAGATCTAATATCCAGGATGAAAAATTACAGACCGCAGGGA AcaatatttgaaattggtaCGAAGACAAATTCAACGGACTATCAAGTGATGAAAGTGAAACGAATGTTTCATAAGGAGAGTATTGTTAATTTCCGCAAAAAAATGGAGGAACGTAAAACCGACAAAATCAATACGGTATCAG AATTGTCTCAAAAAGTCAATCTGCCATCCAGTAACGCGGAAGAAATTAATGCTGCGTTTAGCACGGTGATAGTTccaaagaaaagaagcagtgatgatttatacaaaatttcaaagaagaaaaagcgtCTGACAAAACGGGatgaagaatattatatacctTATTCCGCACCAGACAAGCATACAGAGGATGG TTTAGCGGTTAACACATTTGCCACTGAAGCTGATAAAGCGCAACTGGAGTTAACAGCAGACAATGAAGAGGGTCGGCATCTTCAAACGCAGTTGAAGAAGTGGgataggaaaaagaagaaaatggtTACCGTCGAGAGA GATCCGAAGGCGAAAAAAATACGCACTGAATCGGGTGTATGGATACCTGCTACCTATAAAACAAATCGTTACAACGTGTGGAAGGAGAAGAGTAAGATTGATGAAGACGACAGCGAAGATGATAGTGAGGAAGAACCTACACAGACGAAAAACT TACGGACTACAGCAAATACGCATTGGGCGCGGCACAATCAAAAGCTGAAAGACAAAGTTAAAGTAAAGAATGAACTGAAGAGACCCGAACAAATTTTGAAGGCACGCAAGTTGCTGGAAAGAAAACGCCAGAAAAGCGGCAGAAAAAATAAAGGCCAAAAGAATCGTAGGAAACATTAA
- the Cdc5 gene encoding cell division cycle 5-like protein, whose product MPRIMIKGGVWRNTEDEILKAAVMKYGKNQWSRIASLLHRKSAKQCKARWFEWLDPSIKKTEWSREEDEKLLHLAKLMPTQWRTIAPIIGRTAAQCLERYEYLLDQAQKKEEGDDAADDPRKLKPGEIDPNPETKPARPDPKDMDEDELEMLSEARARLANTQGKKAKRKAREKQLEEARRLAALQKRRELRAAGITVSQKNKRKRGVNYNTEIPFEKRPAPGFYDTSNEHVDPLAIDFSRMRQQHLDGELRQEKEEMERRRDKQKLKQRKENDIPMGMLNNEEPVKKRSKLVLPEPQISDQELQQVVKLGRASEVAREVATESGITLSDSLLADYSLPTNASVTPRTPAATDRILQEAQNVMALTHVDTPLKGGLNTPLNNPDFTGVVPPTNVIATPNTILATPFRSQRSDGTPINSFNTPGGASVRTQNGVLAATPVRDKLNINPDENVDGSETPLIQTQAKSSLRAVLSSLPAPCNDYEIDIYDGETNEESTSAPATDNEVIEDQADIDARQQQELLEEKKRELARRSQVIQRELPRPADVNMNILRPYMDTPLTDLQRAEELIKREMITMMHYDALQNPTHTNRKSAATSLVQAQNYLEQHPYEAFEEDELVNAKKMLIDEMAVVKEGMAHGELSLDAYTTVWEECLSQILYLETQKRYTRATLASKKDRVEACERKLEENRMHMTGEAKRAARMEKKLKVLTGGYQTRTQVLTKQLHDLWEQIEQAHLEQSTFKFLQTQEEAAIPRRINALMEDVNRQTERERSLQMRYAQLQDQLQQCQLNDMSS is encoded by the exons atgcCACGAATTATGATAAAGGGTGGTGTGTGGCGGAACACCGAA gatgaaattttaaaagcaGCCGTAATGAAGTACGGCAAAAATCAATGGAGTAGGATAGCTTCATTATTACACAGAAAATCGGCGAAGCAATGTAAGGCAAGGTGGTTCGAGTGGCTTGATCCGAGCATAAAAAAGACTGAGTGGAGTCGTGAGGAAGACGAAAAGCTTCTTCATCTTGCGAAATTAATGCCTACGCAATGGCGCACTATTGCGCCCATTATCGGGCGGACAGCAGCACAGTGCTTGGAGAGATATGAGTATTTGCT TGATCAAGcgcaaaagaaagaagaaggagacGATGCCGCTGATGATCCTCGAAAACTTAAACCTGGTGAGATTGATCCAAATCCAGAGACAAAGCCAGCAAGACCAGACCCTAAAGATATGGATGAAGATG AATTGGAGATGTTGTCAGAGGCACGCGCTAGGCTGGCAAATACTCAGGGAAAGAAGGCTAAACGTAAAGCGCGTGAAAAGCAATTAGAGGAGGCACGCAGGCTCGCTGCTTTACAGAAGCGTAGGGAATTAAGAGCTGCCGGTATCACCGTGTCTCAAAAGAACAAACGCAAACGCGGTGTAAATTATAACACGGAAATACCATTTGAGAAACGGCCCGCTCCTGGTTTCTACGACACTTCCAATGAGCATGTCGATCCTTTGGCGATTGATTTTTCCAGAATGAGGCAACAACATTTAGATGGTGAACTCCGACAAGAAAAGGAGGAAATGGAGCGCCGAAGAGACAAGCAGAAGTTAAAACAGCGGAAGGAAAATGACATACCTATGGGTATGCTTAACAATGAAGAGCCGGTAAAGAAAAGGAGTAAATTGGTTTTACCAGAACCACAGATCTCAGATCAAGAATTACAACAAGTTGTGAAGCTTGGTAGAGCTTCGGAA GTCGCACGAGAAGTTGCCACTGAAAGCGGTATTACACTCTCCGACAGTTTATTGGCTGATTATTCTTTACCTACAAATGCATCGGTAACACCTCGTACACCAGCCGCTACAGACAGAATATTGCAAGAAGCTCAAAATGTCATGGCTCTTACGCACGTGGACACACCGCTAaagg GCGGACTGAACACCCCATTGAATAATCCTGACTTTACCGGCGTTGTACCTCCTACCAATGTCATCGCAACGCCGAATACAATTTTGGCCACTCCGTTCAGATCGCAACGCAGCGACGGAACGCCTATAAATTCATTCAATACACCAGGCGGGGCGTCAGTACGAACGCAAAATGGAGTTTTAGCGGCAACACCCGTTCGCGATAAGCTTAATATAAATCCGGATGAAAACGTGGATGGTTCAGAAACTCCACTTATACAGACGCAGGCAAAGAGCTCGTTGCGCGCGGTATTAAGTTCTTTACCAGCGCCGTGTAACGATTACGAGATAGATATCTACGACGGAGAGACAAACGAGGAGAGTACTAGTGCGCCTGCAACTGACAATGAGGTAATAGAGGACCAGGCAGATATCGATGCAAGACAACAGCAGGAATTATTAGAAGAAA aaaaaagagaattgGCACGTAGATCACAAGTAATACAAAGAGAATTACCACGGCCCGCAGatgtaaatatgaatattttaagaccgtATATGGACACACCGCTGACTGATCTACAGAGg GCAGAAGAACtgataaagagagaaatgatCACGATGATGCACTATGACGCACTACAAAATCCAACGCATACAAATAGGAAGAGCGCCGCAACATCATTAGTCCAGGCTCAAAATTATTTGGAACAACATCCATATGAGGCTTTCGAAGAGGACGAGCTTGTTaat GCTAAGAAAATGTTAATCGACGAGATGGCAGTTGTAAAAGAAGGAATGGCTCATGGAGAACTGAGCCTGGATGCCTACACTACTGTATGGGAAGAATGTCTGTCGCAGATTTTGTATCTCGAAACGCAGAAACGGTACACTCGCGCAACGCTAGCCTCGAAGAAAGATAGAGTGGAAGCATGCGAGAGAAAATTAGAGGAGAATCGTATGCATATGACAGGCGAAGCTAAACGCGCTGCGAGAAtggaaaagaaattgaaagtaCTTACCGGAGGTTATCAA ACCAGAACACAAGTATTGACGAAGCAGCTGCACGATTTGTGGGAGCAGATAGAACAGGCGCATCTCGAACAATCGACATTTAAGTTTCTACAAACGCAGGAAGAGGCGGCTATTCCGAGAAGGATAAACGCGCTCATGGAAGATGTAAATAGACAGACAGAACGAGAACGCTCATTACAAATGCGGTACGCTCAGCTACAAGATCAGTTGCAGCAGTGTCAATTGAATGATATGTCGTCTTAG